TTATCGGCGATTTTGAATTTGACATTCTTGGGGTAAATGATACACGGATCGAGATGGTGAAACTGAAAAAATTAAAATAGACTTTTGAGCATTTTATACGCATCTTTGTCCTCCATTTTTGATATACGATGGCTTTACTGGATTTTTTAAAGAAAAGGAGTGGTGGCGAGGATGAGATGTCCTTTATAGACCACCTGGAAGTTTTAAGGTGGCATCTGATACGCAGCGTGATCGCGGTGGTAATTTGCGCCATTGCGGTTTTTATGTTTTCCAATTTTTTTGTGGATGACATTATTTTCGGACCCACAAGGCCGGATTTTATTTCTGTAAAGTGGCTTTGTTCGATGGGACAGAAAATGGGCATTGACGGGCTTTGCCTTAAGGTTGAACCCAAGTTTCAGGAAACCACCATGACGGGGCAGTTCATTGCTTCCTTTACGGTGGCCTTTGTAGGTGGATTTATACTGGCCTTTCCATATATTTTCTGGGAGATCTGGCGCTTTGTAAAGCCGGCTTTGTCAGATAAAGAGCGGAAAGGCACTTCCGGGATCATATTCTGGGTGTCCGTATTGTTTTTTTTGGGCGTGGCGTTCGGCTATTTTATTCTTACCCCCCTGATGGTAAGTTTTTATTTCAACTATAAGCTCAGCGAGCAAATCCAGATCATTCCTACATTTTCAGACTACCTGGAGAATGTGATCTATACAACCGTGGGAATCGGCGTGTTGTTCCAGCTGCCGCTATTGGTATTACTGCTGGCCAAGTCAGGAATTCTTACAGGCACGGTGTTGAAAAAATACCGCAGGCATGCGTTTGTGGTGATCCTGATTGCCGCAGCCATCATTACACCCACAACGGATCCGTTTAGTCTGGCCGTGGTAACAGCTCCTTTGTACATTCTTTTTGAGGTGAGCGTGGCGCTGGCATCAAAGATCGAGC
The sequence above is a segment of the Niabella agricola genome. Coding sequences within it:
- the tatC gene encoding twin-arginine translocase subunit TatC, translated to MALLDFLKKRSGGEDEMSFIDHLEVLRWHLIRSVIAVVICAIAVFMFSNFFVDDIIFGPTRPDFISVKWLCSMGQKMGIDGLCLKVEPKFQETTMTGQFIASFTVAFVGGFILAFPYIFWEIWRFVKPALSDKERKGTSGIIFWVSVLFFLGVAFGYFILTPLMVSFYFNYKLSEQIQIIPTFSDYLENVIYTTVGIGVLFQLPLLVLLLAKSGILTGTVLKKYRRHAFVVILIAAAIITPTTDPFSLAVVTAPLYILFEVSVALASKIERKNKLENPEEWS